Proteins encoded by one window of Rhodamnia argentea isolate NSW1041297 chromosome 6, ASM2092103v1, whole genome shotgun sequence:
- the LOC115749362 gene encoding ATP-dependent DNA helicase Q-like 5 isoform X5, translated as MDSDSDSDGSHVSATPPRDHIPPPPPPPPLKPRARPTSSSRSSARTPAPKPQSHRLPNPSNLPSQDLTAMSIPSPLSTAPFHVRRPLDPPETVATIDSFQILPAGHFSKSASFSKLQRPSLNFENEESDLARSKSELKSETVERDGSAVKSTSSVKAARKNLNLIRANVALPPTKLRKSGGEGNFVRLNMNHNSYRRKFLSKSARKNSRSSGFKRFPKRRKGKFGAEIEAQMEGVFEEEGLVTESTKQKIMQESESRKFDSELVEAALSAVRNDASDVNLVKLLKLVYGYDLFRDRQLEAIRMVLAGKSTMLVLPTGAGKSLCYQIPSMILPGMTLVVSPLVALMIDQLKQLPPMINGGLLCSSQTWQETSETLRLLQEGSIKVLFVSPERFLNEDFMGIFSTDQLVSLVVIDEAHCLSEWSHNFRPSYTRLRASLFHVRLRVNCILAMTATATSTTLDAVMGALEIPSSNLIQKVPLRDNLQLFISMSHNRMKDLLMLLRSSPYSEVQSIIVYCKFQSETDLISRYLRDNNISAKSYHSGIPTKDRARIQELFCSNKIRVIVATVAFGMGLDKRDIGAIMHYSLPNSLEEYVQEIGRAGRDGRLSYCHLFYDDMTYFKLRSLAHSDGVDEYAVDKFLCQVFNNGTTSHGQVCSIMKESASRRFDMKEEVMLTILTHLELGEVQYLQLLPQLNVTCTLNFHQTQPVLLSDKDIVVAAILKKSEARQGQYVFDIPTVANSIGVTAAELTNHLQNLKLKGEITYETKDSAYCYVVVDVPEDICSLSANVTKWLSDIESCKVHKLDAMNGAAVFALNTCERTNGCSGTQHTWCLQRKIMDYFDKDYHCDIPSKMTQSRISYSTDRTTVDLGSSFLRADIKVFLQSNSQAKFTPRAVARILHGISSPAYPSMIWGRTHFWGRYMKVDFQVVMEAAKAELMNFVGKDTV; from the exons ATGGACTCCGACTCCGATTCGGACGGCTCTCACGTCTCTGCCACTCCTCCACGAGACCACattccgccgccgccgccgccgccgcctctcaAACCAAGGGCTAGACCAACCTCCTCTTCCCGCTCCTCCGCCAGAACTCCCGCTCCAAAGCCCCAAAGCCACCGTCTGCCGAACCCCTCAAACCTTCCCTCCCAAGATCTGACCGCGATGTCAATACCATCTCCTCTCTCCACCGCGCCTTTCCACGTCCGCCGTCCTTTGGATCCACCGGAAACCGTCGCCACCATCGATTCCTTCCAGATTCTCCCAGCTGGCCACTTCTCCAAATCCGCTTCGTTTTCCAAACTTCAAAGACCTTCTCTCAACTTCGAGAACGAGGAATCTGATTTGGCCAGATCGAAATCGGAGCTCAAGAGTGAAACCGTGGAGAGAGATGGATCAGCTGTCAAATCCACAAGTTCAGTGAAAGCTGCGAGGAAGAACCTGAACTTGATTAGAGCTAATGTGGCTCTTCCTCCAACAAAGCTGCGAAAGAGTGGCGGAGAAGGCAATTTTGTTAGGCTTAACATGAACCACAACAGCTACCGGCGCAAATTCCTTAGCAAAAGTGCAAGGAAGAATAGCCGCTCCTCAGGCTTTAAACGattcccaaaaagaagaaaggggaaATTTGGGGCTGAAATTGAGGCCCAAATGGAAGGGGTTTTCGAGGAAGAAGGGCTGGTCACAGAGTCCACGAAACAAAAGATTATGCAGGAGAGTGAGAGTAGGAAGTTTGACAGCGAACTCGTTGAGGCGGCTCTTTCGGCTGTTAGAAATGACGCTTCAGATGTGAATTTAGTGAAGCTGTTGAAATTGGTCTATGGTTATGATTTGTTCCGTGACAGACAATTGGAGGCCATCAGAATGGTTCTTGCGGGGAAATCTACTATGCTGGTTTTGCCAACTGGTGCCGGCAAATCCTTGTGTTATCAGATACCTTCCATGATCTTACCTGGGATGACCCTGGTAGTGAGCCCTTTAGTGGCTTTGATGATTGATCAGCTAAAACAATTGCCTCCAATGATCAACGGTGGTCTTTTGTGTAGCAGTCAG ACGTGGCAAGAGACATCAGAGACACTGAGGCTGCTCCAAGAAGGTAGCATTAAG GTGCTTTTTGTTTCTCCAGAAAGGTTCCTGAACGAGGACTTCATGGGAATATTTTCTACTGATCAACTTGTGTCACTCGTGGTAATTGATGAAGCTCACTGTCTATCTGAATG GTCACATAATTTTCGGCCTTCATATACCAGACTCAGGGCTTCTCTGTTTCACGTTAGGCTCCGTGTTAATTGTATTCTTGCAATGACAGCAACAGCCACTTCAACAACCTTGGATGCAGTAATGGGCGCACTAGAAATTCCCTCTTCCAATCTCATCCAGAAGGTTCCATTAAGGGATAACCTGCAGTTATTCATCTCCATGAGTCACAACAG GATGAAAGACCTACTGATGCTATTAAGGTCATCTCCCTATTCAGAAGTTCAGAGCATCATTGTGTACTGCAAGTTTCAG TCTGAGACAGATCTAATAAGCAGATATTTACGCGACAACAATATCTCTGCAAAG AGTTATCACAGTGGGATCCCTACAAAGGACAGAGCCCGTATACAAGAGTTGTTCTGTTCCAACAAGATTAGAGTG ATTGTTGCAACGGTGGCATTTGGCATGGGACTCGATAAAAGGGACATTGGAGCG ATAATGCATTACAGCCTTCCCAACAGCTTGGAAGAATATGTACAG GAGATTGGCCGTGCTGGACGAGATGGGAGGTTGTCTTATTGCCATCTCTTCTATGATGATATGACATACTTCAAGCTCCGTAGTCTCGCTCACAG TGATGGAGTGGATGAGTATGCAGTGGATAAGTTCCTTTGCCAAGTTTTCAACAATGGCACAACTTCACATGGACAAGTCTGTTCAATCATGAAAGAATCGGCATCTCGACGGTTTGATATGAAAGAAGAG GTAATGCTCACAATTTTAACGCATTTGGAATTGGGTGAAGTCCAATACTTGCAGTTGCTTCCACAATTAAATGTAACTTGCACTCTGAACTTCCATCAG ACTCAACCTGTGTTGCTTTCTGACAAGGATATTGTAGTTgctgcaattttgaaaaa GTCAGAAGCAAGACAAGGGCAATATGTGTTTGACATACCTACTGTGGCAAATAGCATTGGTGTCACAGCAGCAGAATTAACTAATCACCTGCAGAATCTAAAG CTAAAAGGAGAAATTACATATGAAACGAAGGATTCAGCTTATTGTTACGTGGTAGTGGACGTTCCTGAAGATATTTGCTCCCTCTCAGCAAACGTGACAAAATGGTTGTCCGATATTGAAAGTTGTAAG GTTCATAAACTGGATGCCATGAATGGTGCTGCTGTCTTTGCATTGAATACATGCGAGAGGACCAATGGTTGTTCCGGTACCCAACACACGTGGTGCTTGCAGAGGAAGATTATGGATTACTTTGACAAAGATTATCACTGTGATATCCCTTCTAAGATGACTCAAAGCAG GATATCTTATTCCACTGATAGAACTACCGTTGATCTTGGCAGCAGTTTTTTGAGAGCAGATATTAAG GTTTTTCTACAAAGTAATTCCCAGGCAAAGTTCACACCAAGAGCAGTCGCAAGGATATTGCATGGCATTTCAAGCCCAGCCTACCCGTCTATGATTTGGGGCAGAACTCATTTCTG GGGAAGATATATGAAGGTGGATTTCCAAGTTGTGATGGAAGCAGCAAAGGCAGAACTTATGAACTTTGTCGGAAAAGACACTGTCTAG
- the LOC115749362 gene encoding ATP-dependent DNA helicase Q-like 5 isoform X2, with translation MDSDSDSDGSHVSATPPRDHIPPPPPPPPLKPRARPTSSSRSSARTPAPKPQSHRLPNPSNLPSQDLTAMSIPSPLSTAPFHVRRPLDPPETVATIDSFQILPAGHFSKSASFSKLQRPSLNFENEESDLARSKSELKSETVERDGSAVKSTSSVKAARKNLNLIRANVALPPTKLRKSGGEGNFVRLNMNHNSYRRKFLSKSARKNSRSSGFKRFPKRRKGKFGAEIEAQMEGVFEEEGLVTESTKQKIMQESESRKFDSELVEAALSAVRNDASDVNLVKLLKLVYGYDLFRDRQLEAIRMVLAGKSTMLVLPTGAGKSLCYQIPSMILPGMTLVVSPLVALMIDQLKQLPPMINGGLLCSSQTWQETSETLRLLQEGSIKVLFVSPERFLNEDFMGIFSTDQLVSLVVIDEAHCLSEWSHNFRPSYTRLRASLFHVRLRVNCILAMTATATSTTLDAVMGALEIPSSNLIQKVPLRDNLQLFISMSHNRMKDLLMLLRSSPYSEVQSIIVYCKFQSETDLISRYLRDNNISAKSYHSGIPTKDRARIQELFCSNKIRVIVATVAFGMGLDKRDIGAIMHYSLPNSLEEYVQEIGRAGRDGRLSYCHLFYDDMTYFKLRSLAHSDGVDEYAVDKFLCQVFNNGTTSHGQVCSIMKESASRRFDMKEEVMLTILTHLELGEVQYLQLLPQLNVTCTLNFHQTQPVLLSDKDIVVAAILKKSEARQGQYVFDIPTVANSIGVTAAELTNHLQNLKLKGEITYETKDSAYCYVVVDVPEDICSLSANVTKWLSDIESCKVHKLDAMNGAAVFALNTCERTNGCSGTQHTWCLQRKIMDYFDKDYHCDIPSKMTQSRTTVDLGSSFLRADIKVFLQSNSQAKFTPRAVARILHGISSPAYPSMIWGRTHFWNMLMSRSFNSQNQGKIYEGGFPSCDGSSKGRTYELCRKRHCLVIYR, from the exons ATGGACTCCGACTCCGATTCGGACGGCTCTCACGTCTCTGCCACTCCTCCACGAGACCACattccgccgccgccgccgccgccgcctctcaAACCAAGGGCTAGACCAACCTCCTCTTCCCGCTCCTCCGCCAGAACTCCCGCTCCAAAGCCCCAAAGCCACCGTCTGCCGAACCCCTCAAACCTTCCCTCCCAAGATCTGACCGCGATGTCAATACCATCTCCTCTCTCCACCGCGCCTTTCCACGTCCGCCGTCCTTTGGATCCACCGGAAACCGTCGCCACCATCGATTCCTTCCAGATTCTCCCAGCTGGCCACTTCTCCAAATCCGCTTCGTTTTCCAAACTTCAAAGACCTTCTCTCAACTTCGAGAACGAGGAATCTGATTTGGCCAGATCGAAATCGGAGCTCAAGAGTGAAACCGTGGAGAGAGATGGATCAGCTGTCAAATCCACAAGTTCAGTGAAAGCTGCGAGGAAGAACCTGAACTTGATTAGAGCTAATGTGGCTCTTCCTCCAACAAAGCTGCGAAAGAGTGGCGGAGAAGGCAATTTTGTTAGGCTTAACATGAACCACAACAGCTACCGGCGCAAATTCCTTAGCAAAAGTGCAAGGAAGAATAGCCGCTCCTCAGGCTTTAAACGattcccaaaaagaagaaaggggaaATTTGGGGCTGAAATTGAGGCCCAAATGGAAGGGGTTTTCGAGGAAGAAGGGCTGGTCACAGAGTCCACGAAACAAAAGATTATGCAGGAGAGTGAGAGTAGGAAGTTTGACAGCGAACTCGTTGAGGCGGCTCTTTCGGCTGTTAGAAATGACGCTTCAGATGTGAATTTAGTGAAGCTGTTGAAATTGGTCTATGGTTATGATTTGTTCCGTGACAGACAATTGGAGGCCATCAGAATGGTTCTTGCGGGGAAATCTACTATGCTGGTTTTGCCAACTGGTGCCGGCAAATCCTTGTGTTATCAGATACCTTCCATGATCTTACCTGGGATGACCCTGGTAGTGAGCCCTTTAGTGGCTTTGATGATTGATCAGCTAAAACAATTGCCTCCAATGATCAACGGTGGTCTTTTGTGTAGCAGTCAG ACGTGGCAAGAGACATCAGAGACACTGAGGCTGCTCCAAGAAGGTAGCATTAAG GTGCTTTTTGTTTCTCCAGAAAGGTTCCTGAACGAGGACTTCATGGGAATATTTTCTACTGATCAACTTGTGTCACTCGTGGTAATTGATGAAGCTCACTGTCTATCTGAATG GTCACATAATTTTCGGCCTTCATATACCAGACTCAGGGCTTCTCTGTTTCACGTTAGGCTCCGTGTTAATTGTATTCTTGCAATGACAGCAACAGCCACTTCAACAACCTTGGATGCAGTAATGGGCGCACTAGAAATTCCCTCTTCCAATCTCATCCAGAAGGTTCCATTAAGGGATAACCTGCAGTTATTCATCTCCATGAGTCACAACAG GATGAAAGACCTACTGATGCTATTAAGGTCATCTCCCTATTCAGAAGTTCAGAGCATCATTGTGTACTGCAAGTTTCAG TCTGAGACAGATCTAATAAGCAGATATTTACGCGACAACAATATCTCTGCAAAG AGTTATCACAGTGGGATCCCTACAAAGGACAGAGCCCGTATACAAGAGTTGTTCTGTTCCAACAAGATTAGAGTG ATTGTTGCAACGGTGGCATTTGGCATGGGACTCGATAAAAGGGACATTGGAGCG ATAATGCATTACAGCCTTCCCAACAGCTTGGAAGAATATGTACAG GAGATTGGCCGTGCTGGACGAGATGGGAGGTTGTCTTATTGCCATCTCTTCTATGATGATATGACATACTTCAAGCTCCGTAGTCTCGCTCACAG TGATGGAGTGGATGAGTATGCAGTGGATAAGTTCCTTTGCCAAGTTTTCAACAATGGCACAACTTCACATGGACAAGTCTGTTCAATCATGAAAGAATCGGCATCTCGACGGTTTGATATGAAAGAAGAG GTAATGCTCACAATTTTAACGCATTTGGAATTGGGTGAAGTCCAATACTTGCAGTTGCTTCCACAATTAAATGTAACTTGCACTCTGAACTTCCATCAG ACTCAACCTGTGTTGCTTTCTGACAAGGATATTGTAGTTgctgcaattttgaaaaa GTCAGAAGCAAGACAAGGGCAATATGTGTTTGACATACCTACTGTGGCAAATAGCATTGGTGTCACAGCAGCAGAATTAACTAATCACCTGCAGAATCTAAAG CTAAAAGGAGAAATTACATATGAAACGAAGGATTCAGCTTATTGTTACGTGGTAGTGGACGTTCCTGAAGATATTTGCTCCCTCTCAGCAAACGTGACAAAATGGTTGTCCGATATTGAAAGTTGTAAG GTTCATAAACTGGATGCCATGAATGGTGCTGCTGTCTTTGCATTGAATACATGCGAGAGGACCAATGGTTGTTCCGGTACCCAACACACGTGGTGCTTGCAGAGGAAGATTATGGATTACTTTGACAAAGATTATCACTGTGATATCCCTTCTAAGATGACTCAAAGCAG AACTACCGTTGATCTTGGCAGCAGTTTTTTGAGAGCAGATATTAAG GTTTTTCTACAAAGTAATTCCCAGGCAAAGTTCACACCAAGAGCAGTCGCAAGGATATTGCATGGCATTTCAAGCCCAGCCTACCCGTCTATGATTTGGGGCAGAACTCATTTCTG GAACATGCTGATGAGCCGAAGTTTTAATTCTCAAAATCAGGGGAAGATATATGAAGGTGGATTTCCAAGTTGTGATGGAAGCAGCAAAGGCAGAACTTATGAACTTTGTCGGAAAAGACACTGTCTAGTCATTTATAGATAG
- the LOC115749362 gene encoding ATP-dependent DNA helicase Q-like 5 isoform X6, which produces MDSDSDSDGSHVSATPPRDHIPPPPPPPPLKPRARPTSSSRSSARTPAPKPQSHRLPNPSNLPSQDLTAMSIPSPLSTAPFHVRRPLDPPETVATIDSFQILPAGHFSKSASFSKLQRPSLNFENEESDLARSKSELKSETVERDGSAVKSTSSVKAARKNLNLIRANVALPPTKLRKSGGEGNFVRLNMNHNSYRRKFLSKSARKNSRSSGFKRFPKRRKGKFGAEIEAQMEGVFEEEGLVTESTKQKIMQESESRKFDSELVEAALSAVRNDASDVNLVKLLKLVYGYDLFRDRQLEAIRMVLAGKSTMLVLPTGAGKSLCYQIPSMILPGMTLVVSPLVALMIDQLKQLPPMINGGLLCSSQTWQETSETLRLLQEGSIKVLFVSPERFLNEDFMGIFSTDQLVSLVVIDEAHCLSEWSHNFRPSYTRLRASLFHVRLRVNCILAMTATATSTTLDAVMGALEIPSSNLIQKVPLRDNLQLFISMSHNRMKDLLMLLRSSPYSEVQSIIVYCKFQSETDLISRYLRDNNISAKSYHSGIPTKDRARIQELFCSNKIRVIVATVAFGMGLDKRDIGAIMHYSLPNSLEEYVQEIGRAGRDGRLSYCHLFYDDMTYFKLRSLAHSDGVDEYAVDKFLCQVFNNGTTSHGQVCSIMKESASRRFDMKEEVMLTILTHLELGEVQYLQLLPQLNVTCTLNFHQTQPVLLSDKDIVVAAILKKSEARQGQYVFDIPTVANSIGVTAAELTNHLQNLKLKGEITYETKDSAYCYVVVDVPEDICSLSANVTKWLSDIESCKVHKLDAMNGAAVFALNTCERTNGCSGTQHTWCLQRKIMDYFDKDYHCDIPSKMTQSSSFLRADIKVFLQSNSQAKFTPRAVARILHGISSPAYPSMIWGRTHFWGRYMKVDFQVVMEAAKAELMNFVGKDTV; this is translated from the exons ATGGACTCCGACTCCGATTCGGACGGCTCTCACGTCTCTGCCACTCCTCCACGAGACCACattccgccgccgccgccgccgccgcctctcaAACCAAGGGCTAGACCAACCTCCTCTTCCCGCTCCTCCGCCAGAACTCCCGCTCCAAAGCCCCAAAGCCACCGTCTGCCGAACCCCTCAAACCTTCCCTCCCAAGATCTGACCGCGATGTCAATACCATCTCCTCTCTCCACCGCGCCTTTCCACGTCCGCCGTCCTTTGGATCCACCGGAAACCGTCGCCACCATCGATTCCTTCCAGATTCTCCCAGCTGGCCACTTCTCCAAATCCGCTTCGTTTTCCAAACTTCAAAGACCTTCTCTCAACTTCGAGAACGAGGAATCTGATTTGGCCAGATCGAAATCGGAGCTCAAGAGTGAAACCGTGGAGAGAGATGGATCAGCTGTCAAATCCACAAGTTCAGTGAAAGCTGCGAGGAAGAACCTGAACTTGATTAGAGCTAATGTGGCTCTTCCTCCAACAAAGCTGCGAAAGAGTGGCGGAGAAGGCAATTTTGTTAGGCTTAACATGAACCACAACAGCTACCGGCGCAAATTCCTTAGCAAAAGTGCAAGGAAGAATAGCCGCTCCTCAGGCTTTAAACGattcccaaaaagaagaaaggggaaATTTGGGGCTGAAATTGAGGCCCAAATGGAAGGGGTTTTCGAGGAAGAAGGGCTGGTCACAGAGTCCACGAAACAAAAGATTATGCAGGAGAGTGAGAGTAGGAAGTTTGACAGCGAACTCGTTGAGGCGGCTCTTTCGGCTGTTAGAAATGACGCTTCAGATGTGAATTTAGTGAAGCTGTTGAAATTGGTCTATGGTTATGATTTGTTCCGTGACAGACAATTGGAGGCCATCAGAATGGTTCTTGCGGGGAAATCTACTATGCTGGTTTTGCCAACTGGTGCCGGCAAATCCTTGTGTTATCAGATACCTTCCATGATCTTACCTGGGATGACCCTGGTAGTGAGCCCTTTAGTGGCTTTGATGATTGATCAGCTAAAACAATTGCCTCCAATGATCAACGGTGGTCTTTTGTGTAGCAGTCAG ACGTGGCAAGAGACATCAGAGACACTGAGGCTGCTCCAAGAAGGTAGCATTAAG GTGCTTTTTGTTTCTCCAGAAAGGTTCCTGAACGAGGACTTCATGGGAATATTTTCTACTGATCAACTTGTGTCACTCGTGGTAATTGATGAAGCTCACTGTCTATCTGAATG GTCACATAATTTTCGGCCTTCATATACCAGACTCAGGGCTTCTCTGTTTCACGTTAGGCTCCGTGTTAATTGTATTCTTGCAATGACAGCAACAGCCACTTCAACAACCTTGGATGCAGTAATGGGCGCACTAGAAATTCCCTCTTCCAATCTCATCCAGAAGGTTCCATTAAGGGATAACCTGCAGTTATTCATCTCCATGAGTCACAACAG GATGAAAGACCTACTGATGCTATTAAGGTCATCTCCCTATTCAGAAGTTCAGAGCATCATTGTGTACTGCAAGTTTCAG TCTGAGACAGATCTAATAAGCAGATATTTACGCGACAACAATATCTCTGCAAAG AGTTATCACAGTGGGATCCCTACAAAGGACAGAGCCCGTATACAAGAGTTGTTCTGTTCCAACAAGATTAGAGTG ATTGTTGCAACGGTGGCATTTGGCATGGGACTCGATAAAAGGGACATTGGAGCG ATAATGCATTACAGCCTTCCCAACAGCTTGGAAGAATATGTACAG GAGATTGGCCGTGCTGGACGAGATGGGAGGTTGTCTTATTGCCATCTCTTCTATGATGATATGACATACTTCAAGCTCCGTAGTCTCGCTCACAG TGATGGAGTGGATGAGTATGCAGTGGATAAGTTCCTTTGCCAAGTTTTCAACAATGGCACAACTTCACATGGACAAGTCTGTTCAATCATGAAAGAATCGGCATCTCGACGGTTTGATATGAAAGAAGAG GTAATGCTCACAATTTTAACGCATTTGGAATTGGGTGAAGTCCAATACTTGCAGTTGCTTCCACAATTAAATGTAACTTGCACTCTGAACTTCCATCAG ACTCAACCTGTGTTGCTTTCTGACAAGGATATTGTAGTTgctgcaattttgaaaaa GTCAGAAGCAAGACAAGGGCAATATGTGTTTGACATACCTACTGTGGCAAATAGCATTGGTGTCACAGCAGCAGAATTAACTAATCACCTGCAGAATCTAAAG CTAAAAGGAGAAATTACATATGAAACGAAGGATTCAGCTTATTGTTACGTGGTAGTGGACGTTCCTGAAGATATTTGCTCCCTCTCAGCAAACGTGACAAAATGGTTGTCCGATATTGAAAGTTGTAAG GTTCATAAACTGGATGCCATGAATGGTGCTGCTGTCTTTGCATTGAATACATGCGAGAGGACCAATGGTTGTTCCGGTACCCAACACACGTGGTGCTTGCAGAGGAAGATTATGGATTACTTTGACAAAGATTATCACTGTGATATCCCTTCTAAGATGACTCAAAGCAG CAGTTTTTTGAGAGCAGATATTAAG GTTTTTCTACAAAGTAATTCCCAGGCAAAGTTCACACCAAGAGCAGTCGCAAGGATATTGCATGGCATTTCAAGCCCAGCCTACCCGTCTATGATTTGGGGCAGAACTCATTTCTG GGGAAGATATATGAAGGTGGATTTCCAAGTTGTGATGGAAGCAGCAAAGGCAGAACTTATGAACTTTGTCGGAAAAGACACTGTCTAG